Proteins encoded in a region of the Microbaculum marinisediminis genome:
- a CDS encoding BLUF domain-containing protein — protein sequence MYHLIYVSQADRPMSEPELADILKKSRDHNGRDGITGLLIYKVTPAAGRANFMQLLEGEKDEVLAAYARIAADARHHTKVVLEEGEIAGRNFPDWSMGFRNIDEADLAKFEGYSDLGSEDFWAKARSGHFDDALDLMLSFYDDSAEQD from the coding sequence ATGTACCATCTGATCTACGTGAGCCAGGCCGATCGCCCCATGAGCGAGCCGGAACTTGCCGATATCCTGAAGAAGAGCCGGGACCACAACGGCCGCGACGGCATCACTGGCCTCCTCATCTACAAGGTCACGCCAGCGGCCGGCCGAGCCAATTTCATGCAGTTGCTCGAGGGCGAGAAGGACGAGGTTCTGGCCGCTTACGCCCGCATAGCGGCCGATGCGCGCCATCACACAAAGGTCGTTCTTGAAGAAGGCGAGATCGCCGGACGCAATTTCCCGGACTGGTCGATGGGCTTTCGCAATATCGACGAGGCAGACCTCGCCAAGTTCGAAGGCTACTCGGATCTCGGCTCCGAGGATTTCTGGGCGAAGGCACGGAGCGGCCATTTCGACGACGCCCTCGACCTCATGCTGTCCTTCTACGACGACAGCGCGGAGCAGGACTGA
- a CDS encoding Lrp/AsnC family transcriptional regulator: protein MKKAQRAETESRTRTSRDQAVPLDDIDQEIVRILQVDGRTNNSEIARRLGVTETTVRKRLSALISGNYIEVVAVPSPFLAGMNISAILGIKTTLHHVRKIASAVSERSEVRYCGIATGRSNLIVEAFFKDHDHLLRFVADFLGQIEGVVEVETSLILKIEKYSSDWMVEEGPQ from the coding sequence GTGAAGAAGGCCCAACGAGCCGAAACGGAATCGCGTACGCGGACGAGCAGGGATCAAGCCGTTCCGCTGGATGATATCGATCAGGAGATTGTGCGGATTCTCCAAGTCGACGGGCGTACCAACAATTCGGAGATCGCCCGTCGGCTTGGCGTTACGGAAACGACCGTAAGGAAACGCCTCTCCGCCCTGATCTCGGGAAACTACATAGAGGTCGTTGCTGTCCCGTCGCCGTTCCTCGCCGGGATGAATATCTCCGCGATACTCGGGATCAAGACGACGCTTCATCACGTCAGGAAAATCGCGTCAGCCGTTTCGGAGAGATCCGAGGTGCGATATTGCGGAATTGCCACGGGACGGAGCAACCTCATCGTCGAGGCCTTCTTCAAGGACCATGATCATCTGCTACGCTTCGTGGCCGATTTTCTTGGTCAGATCGAGGGCGTGGTCGAGGTCGAAACGTCGTTGATATTGAAGATTGAGAAATATTCTTCGGACTGGATGGTTGAAGAAGGCCCCCAGTGA
- a CDS encoding APC family permease encodes MANIENNLSKDFVLTSSNEGMGPLELAFFVVAAAGPLLVVAGFAPLAFMIGGIGAPGAQLFAGLVLLLFAVGFTRMAMRVHNRGAFYAYIGKSLGKVMGGGAAALATAAYCVITFGQLGAFGAFASGSMSRLAGIEIDWVWFSLGAWALVAFLGYQQISLSAKVLGVALISEVLILVVLAVPVLLSGGPEGFTAEPILPTSIFGGLGTGAMFAIVFGAFIGFESTAVYAEEARNPGKTVPQATFMAVGFLTVFYGFMAWVAVVAFGESQVVAVATESPTEMFFIATERYVGHGATIVMELLLITSTFASSLAFHNTGSRYLFTLSREGLLPAFLGRINQVNRSPQAACLTVSAIALAVVLVSRLVGLDPYLELFLIAVAPSILAIIVLQLICSVAILVYFRTDKTSDNGVFVTTIAPVLSMIGLAVATWLITVNFSLLSGREGVANVVILSSLPIVFLIGMGRTIALRRSDPERYGRLTETKIW; translated from the coding sequence ATGGCAAATATCGAAAATAACCTGTCAAAGGATTTTGTCTTAACGTCGAGCAACGAAGGAATGGGGCCACTGGAATTGGCCTTCTTCGTCGTGGCTGCGGCAGGGCCGCTTCTCGTGGTGGCGGGATTTGCGCCACTGGCATTCATGATTGGCGGTATTGGCGCGCCGGGAGCCCAACTCTTCGCGGGTTTGGTTCTGCTTCTGTTTGCCGTCGGCTTTACCCGGATGGCGATGCGCGTCCACAACCGGGGCGCGTTCTATGCATATATTGGCAAGAGCTTGGGAAAGGTCATGGGTGGCGGAGCCGCGGCGCTCGCCACAGCCGCCTATTGCGTGATCACGTTCGGCCAGCTTGGCGCATTCGGCGCGTTCGCGTCGGGTAGCATGTCGCGCCTTGCAGGTATCGAGATCGACTGGGTCTGGTTTTCCCTCGGAGCGTGGGCACTGGTTGCCTTCCTCGGCTATCAGCAGATTTCGCTGAGCGCAAAGGTTCTCGGCGTAGCGCTGATCTCCGAGGTGCTGATTCTGGTGGTGCTTGCTGTTCCGGTCCTTCTGTCAGGCGGACCTGAAGGATTTACGGCCGAGCCGATACTTCCGACGAGCATATTCGGAGGTTTGGGAACGGGCGCGATGTTCGCGATCGTCTTTGGCGCTTTCATCGGATTCGAGTCGACGGCGGTCTACGCGGAAGAGGCGCGGAACCCCGGCAAGACCGTGCCGCAGGCCACCTTTATGGCTGTCGGGTTTCTGACGGTGTTCTACGGTTTCATGGCCTGGGTGGCGGTTGTCGCGTTCGGAGAGTCGCAAGTGGTCGCGGTGGCAACGGAGAGCCCGACGGAAATGTTCTTCATCGCCACGGAAAGATATGTCGGCCACGGCGCGACGATCGTCATGGAGTTGCTCCTCATCACGAGCACGTTCGCGTCCAGCCTAGCCTTCCACAATACGGGATCCCGCTATCTCTTCACCCTGAGTCGAGAAGGCCTGCTTCCGGCATTTCTGGGGCGTATCAATCAGGTGAACCGGTCCCCGCAAGCGGCGTGCCTGACGGTCTCCGCGATCGCCCTCGCGGTGGTTCTGGTTTCACGGCTCGTCGGCCTCGATCCGTACCTTGAGTTGTTCCTGATTGCTGTCGCTCCAAGCATTCTTGCCATCATCGTTTTGCAGCTTATTTGCTCGGTCGCGATACTCGTCTATTTCCGAACAGATAAGACGTCCGACAACGGTGTGTTCGTGACGACGATAGCGCCGGTGTTGAGCATGATCGGGTTGGCCGTCGCGACATGGCTAATTACCGTGAACTTCTCTCTTCTATCCGGTCGGGAAGGTGTTGCGAACGTAGTCATTCTTTCGTCCCTGCCGATTGTTTTTCTGATTGGCATGGGGCGGACGATCGCGTTGCGTCGCTCGGATCCCGAACGATATGGCCGACTCACGGAAACCAAAATATGGTAG
- a CDS encoding DUF1116 domain-containing protein — MNDPARAAANDIAVGRMLASEPQLVGIEPAVDVVPGMTPQTILTSGAPLEWSAYTGGQRRAVLFGAVYEGLARDIDEADRLIRDGKIHVRSTQDHSCIGSVAGIFSASMPVVIVEDTAHGHKAFCSLYEGPSRLKLNYGAYDDNVRDALNWLRDSLAPLLSAAIEISGPIPLKPLMARGLRMGDELHSRNTAATILFAREINKSLLELYAGGRQTEVLAAFDFLYENEYSFLRLGMAAAKVMADAAHGVDGSSLVTAMAISCQDFAIRVSGLGDTWFRGPHPTLEGRFFDGFTDEDTEWIGGESCVTEVVGLGGFAQVCAPTLQAYQGGNYATMQRTNDEMYRICVRENDQFLLPPFGFRGAPTGIDIFKVLDTGITPAIDGGLAGKDGGQIGAGILRPPIDCFAKAAAAHEEMKSTP; from the coding sequence ATGAACGATCCCGCGCGCGCCGCCGCCAACGACATCGCGGTTGGCAGGATGCTCGCGAGCGAGCCCCAGCTAGTCGGGATAGAGCCGGCCGTAGATGTCGTGCCCGGCATGACGCCGCAGACGATCCTTACGTCGGGCGCGCCGCTCGAGTGGTCGGCCTATACCGGTGGGCAGCGCCGCGCCGTTCTCTTCGGCGCGGTGTACGAGGGACTGGCGCGCGACATCGACGAAGCCGACCGTCTGATCCGGGATGGAAAAATCCACGTCCGATCCACCCAGGACCATAGCTGTATCGGCTCCGTAGCCGGGATTTTTTCCGCTTCGATGCCCGTGGTGATCGTGGAGGATACGGCTCATGGGCATAAGGCGTTCTGCAGCCTCTACGAGGGGCCGAGCCGGCTGAAGCTGAATTATGGAGCGTACGACGACAATGTCCGCGATGCCTTGAATTGGCTCCGGGACTCGTTGGCGCCGCTTCTATCCGCTGCCATCGAAATCAGCGGGCCCATTCCCCTGAAGCCGCTGATGGCCCGGGGGCTGCGAATGGGCGATGAACTACATAGCCGGAACACCGCCGCGACGATTCTGTTTGCTCGAGAGATCAATAAGTCGCTTCTCGAATTGTATGCGGGCGGTCGACAGACGGAGGTGCTCGCCGCCTTCGATTTTCTCTACGAGAACGAATACTCGTTCCTTCGGCTCGGAATGGCGGCTGCCAAAGTTATGGCCGACGCAGCCCACGGCGTCGACGGAAGCAGCCTGGTCACCGCAATGGCGATCAGCTGCCAGGACTTTGCGATCCGAGTGAGCGGCCTCGGCGACACATGGTTTCGTGGCCCGCATCCGACCCTCGAAGGCCGGTTCTTCGATGGTTTCACCGATGAAGACACGGAGTGGATAGGCGGCGAGAGCTGCGTAACCGAAGTCGTGGGCCTTGGAGGATTTGCCCAGGTCTGCGCGCCGACGCTGCAGGCCTACCAGGGTGGGAACTACGCGACGATGCAGCGCACCAATGACGAGATGTATCGGATTTGCGTGCGTGAAAACGATCAGTTCTTGCTGCCGCCCTTCGGTTTCCGCGGCGCGCCAACAGGGATCGACATTTTCAAGGTTCTCGATACCGGGATCACACCGGCGATCGACGGCGGACTCGCCGGAAAGGATGGGGGACAGATCGGTGCGGGCATCCTGCGGCCCCCGATCGATTGCTTCGCAAAAGCCGCTGCAGCTCACGAGGAAATGAAATCAACCCCGTGA
- a CDS encoding glutamine synthetase family protein — MDNLNSKIRSLKEQGVEYVFGFYVDINGAPKSKCVPIESLASMLGGSELYTVGALEGMGELGPHEDECAGYPDLDRMIVLPWDRRFALIPSSLRLDGTRYNQDSRNLLLNVTEEAAELGFVANVGIEPEFYVVRDTEGGWEPLVASDRINPPTCGYDIEATMLAEPFLGPMVKYMNELGWGVYSFDHEGGDGQYEFNFRYADALTMADRMTIFRLMAKHVARQNGCIATFMPKPFQDDFGSASHINISIASAKDGENLFASGGAYSELAMHFVAGVLEHARAISAVVCPTVNSYKRFTSKGFMDEISWAPIFQAWGENNRTLMCRMPVNRHCLEVRTADSAVNYYLGIAMVLAAGLDGIKRKLTAPEPVNVDTYKLAPADLVDRGCVPLPRTLDEALDAFEESGFAREVFGEEFHATFLKHKRHESHEFRTVVTEWEIQKYLQRI; from the coding sequence ATGGACAATCTAAATTCGAAAATTCGGTCTCTGAAAGAGCAGGGCGTCGAGTATGTTTTCGGCTTTTATGTCGACATCAACGGCGCGCCGAAGAGCAAGTGCGTCCCGATAGAGAGCCTGGCATCGATGTTGGGCGGATCCGAGCTCTATACAGTCGGTGCTCTCGAGGGGATGGGCGAACTTGGTCCCCACGAGGACGAGTGCGCGGGGTATCCGGACCTCGATCGTATGATCGTCCTGCCGTGGGACAGGCGCTTTGCGCTTATTCCCTCCAGCCTCCGCCTGGACGGAACGCGGTACAATCAGGACTCACGGAATCTACTGCTCAATGTCACCGAAGAAGCGGCGGAGCTTGGCTTCGTCGCGAATGTCGGAATCGAGCCCGAGTTTTACGTCGTTCGAGATACCGAAGGCGGATGGGAGCCGCTCGTCGCTTCGGACAGGATCAACCCCCCGACCTGTGGCTACGACATCGAAGCGACCATGCTGGCCGAACCATTCCTCGGGCCGATGGTCAAGTACATGAACGAGCTCGGTTGGGGCGTCTACTCATTCGACCACGAAGGCGGTGACGGCCAGTACGAGTTCAATTTCCGCTATGCCGATGCGCTGACGATGGCCGACAGGATGACCATCTTCAGGCTGATGGCCAAGCACGTCGCGCGACAGAATGGCTGCATCGCGACCTTCATGCCGAAGCCCTTTCAGGATGATTTTGGGTCGGCATCGCACATCAATATCAGCATCGCGTCGGCAAAAGACGGAGAAAACCTGTTCGCGTCCGGGGGTGCCTACAGCGAACTGGCGATGCATTTCGTCGCCGGTGTCCTTGAACACGCCCGAGCAATCAGCGCCGTGGTTTGTCCGACCGTGAACTCCTACAAGCGCTTCACGAGCAAGGGGTTCATGGACGAGATTTCCTGGGCTCCGATCTTCCAGGCGTGGGGCGAAAACAATCGCACGCTGATGTGCCGCATGCCGGTAAACCGGCACTGCCTGGAAGTGCGGACCGCCGACAGTGCGGTGAACTACTACCTTGGTATCGCGATGGTACTCGCGGCCGGCCTTGACGGGATCAAGCGGAAGCTGACGGCTCCCGAGCCCGTGAATGTCGATACCTACAAGCTGGCACCGGCCGATCTCGTCGACCGCGGCTGCGTCCCCCTCCCGCGGACGCTGGATGAAGCCTTGGATGCGTTCGAAGAAAGTGGCTTCGCCAGGGAAGTGTTCGGCGAAGAATTCCACGCCACGTTTCTCAAGCACAAAAGACACGAGAGTCACGAATTCCGCACCGTTGTGACGGAGTGGGAGATTCAAAAGTATCTCCAGAGAATTTGA
- a CDS encoding ABC transporter permease — protein MRLANIFDLGVKELRSLRRDPMMVLLIVYAFSVAIYTAATAMPETLNRATIAIVDEDRSTVSTRIVSAFYPPYFSEPELISQFEMDERMDSGIDTFAINIPPDFQRDLLAGRRPEVQLNVDATRVSQAFTGSGYIHTIILEEVQAFLERRRDASELPVEIVVRARFNPELNQSWFGAIMEIINNVTILTIVLTGAALIREREYGTVEHLLVMPVTPFEIMTAKVWSMGLVVLLACAFSLWFVVEGMLAVPIEGSVPLFLAGAAMHLFATTALGIFLATLARSMPQFGLLLILVMLPLQMLSGGMTPRESMPELVQTVMLAAPTTHFVMLAQSILYRGAGFDVVWPQFLWLAVIGAVLFGIALSRFRKTIEASS, from the coding sequence ATGCGTCTGGCCAACATTTTCGATCTCGGGGTAAAGGAGCTTCGCAGCCTGCGCCGCGACCCGATGATGGTGCTCCTGATCGTCTACGCGTTCAGCGTCGCCATCTACACGGCGGCGACCGCGATGCCGGAGACGCTCAACAGGGCTACGATCGCCATTGTCGACGAGGATCGCTCGACCGTGTCGACGCGTATCGTCAGCGCGTTTTATCCGCCGTACTTCAGCGAGCCGGAACTGATTTCGCAGTTCGAGATGGACGAGCGGATGGATTCAGGCATCGACACGTTTGCCATCAACATCCCCCCCGATTTCCAGCGCGATCTTCTGGCCGGTCGCCGCCCCGAGGTCCAGCTCAATGTCGATGCGACCCGCGTGTCGCAGGCGTTCACCGGATCAGGCTACATCCACACCATTATTCTCGAGGAAGTGCAGGCTTTCCTGGAACGGCGCCGCGATGCCTCCGAACTGCCCGTCGAGATCGTGGTGCGCGCCAGGTTCAACCCGGAACTTAACCAGTCCTGGTTCGGCGCGATTATGGAAATCATAAACAACGTGACGATCCTGACGATCGTTTTGACCGGAGCCGCCCTGATCCGCGAACGAGAGTACGGAACGGTGGAGCACCTGCTGGTCATGCCGGTAACCCCGTTCGAAATCATGACCGCGAAGGTCTGGTCGATGGGGCTCGTCGTTCTCCTGGCCTGCGCCTTTTCGTTGTGGTTCGTCGTCGAGGGCATGCTAGCCGTCCCGATCGAAGGGTCCGTTCCGTTGTTCCTCGCCGGCGCGGCCATGCACCTGTTTGCCACGACCGCGCTTGGCATCTTCCTGGCGACGCTGGCGCGCTCCATGCCGCAGTTCGGCCTGCTTCTGATCCTCGTGATGTTGCCGCTGCAGATGCTGTCGGGCGGCATGACGCCGCGCGAAAGCATGCCCGAACTTGTTCAGACGGTCATGCTGGCCGCCCCCACGACGCACTTCGTCATGCTGGCGCAGTCGATTCTCTACCGCGGCGCCGGTTTCGACGTCGTCTGGCCGCAGTTCCTGTGGCTGGCCGTGATCGGCGCCGTCTTGTTCGGTATCGCGCTGTCCCGCTTTCGGAAGACAATCGAAGCCAGCTCATAG
- the rbbA gene encoding ribosome-associated ATPase/putative transporter RbbA, with protein sequence MTGPAIDRAELGDASPVARLSGVSLRYGKTVALDGLDLALPSGCMVGLVGPDGVGKSSLLALVSGAREIQSGSVSVLGGDMASARHRRDACPRIAYMPQGLGKNLYPTLSVFENIEFFGRLFGHDRAERIRRIAALTEKTGLAPFIDRPAAKLSGGMKQKLGLCCALIHDPDLLILDEPTTGVDPLSRRQFWELIDDIRAERPGMSVVVATAYMEEAARFDWLVAMNAGRILETGSPAELLARTGAETLDRAFIALLPEDQRRAYRPVEIVPRDADSEGEIAIEAHDLTRRFGDFTAVDKVSLRVGKGEIFGFLGSNGCGKTTTMKMLTGLLPPTEGQAWLFGHEVDSNDIETRRRVGYMSQAFSLYTELTVRQNLELHAKLFKVPAAELAGRVAEMVTRFDLEDVVDVLPDALPLGHRQRLSLAVAMIHKPDMLILDEPTSGVDPVARDDFWRMLIELSRGDQVTIFISTHFMNEAERCDRVSLMHAGKVLVTDAPGSLVTKHGADTLEEVFIEYLEAAAGAGATQPAGSPGTAQVADDETDHDDGKVSESWWSRHFDPRRMLSYARIESLELRRDPIRLTLALIGSVILMFVMGYGISMDVEDLTFAVLDRDQTAASRDYAFDLSGSRYFIEREPITDYQELDRRMRSGELSLAIEIPPGFARDIEKGGVARIGAWIDGAMPQRAETVRGYVEGVHANWLAAKARARGQGALLAAPVDIAIRYRYNPDVRSLVAMVPAVIPILLMVLPAMLAALSVVREKELGSIVNFYVTPTTRLEFLLGKQLPYIGLSILSFLLLTVQAVAIFRVPLTGSFPTLAAAAVLYVAAATGLGLLISTFMRSQIAAIFGTAILTILPAVQFSGLLDPVSSLEGFGRLVGEIYPTTYFLIIARGTFSKALDFADLQMAFVPLLLSVPVVVGLAGVFLRKQGA encoded by the coding sequence ATGACCGGCCCGGCCATAGACCGCGCCGAGCTGGGCGACGCGTCCCCTGTCGCGCGGCTGTCCGGCGTCAGCCTGCGGTACGGCAAGACCGTCGCCCTGGACGGGCTGGACCTCGCGCTGCCCTCTGGCTGCATGGTCGGACTGGTCGGCCCGGACGGGGTCGGCAAGTCGAGCCTGCTGGCGCTTGTCTCGGGCGCCCGCGAGATCCAGTCCGGCAGCGTCTCGGTGCTGGGGGGCGACATGGCGAGCGCGCGTCACCGCCGCGATGCCTGCCCGCGGATCGCCTACATGCCGCAGGGGCTGGGCAAGAACCTCTATCCGACCCTGTCGGTGTTCGAGAACATAGAGTTCTTCGGTCGGCTGTTCGGTCATGACCGCGCCGAGCGCATCCGGCGTATCGCCGCGTTGACCGAGAAGACCGGGCTGGCGCCCTTCATCGATCGCCCCGCGGCCAAGCTTTCGGGCGGCATGAAGCAGAAGCTCGGCCTGTGCTGTGCGCTCATCCATGATCCCGATCTCCTCATCCTCGACGAGCCGACGACGGGCGTCGATCCGCTGTCGCGCCGGCAGTTCTGGGAATTGATCGACGACATCCGCGCCGAGCGCCCCGGCATGAGCGTGGTCGTGGCGACCGCTTACATGGAGGAAGCCGCCCGCTTCGACTGGTTGGTCGCGATGAACGCGGGGCGGATCCTGGAAACCGGCTCTCCGGCCGAGTTGCTTGCCCGGACCGGCGCGGAGACCCTGGATCGGGCGTTCATCGCCCTGTTGCCGGAGGACCAGCGCCGCGCCTATCGCCCCGTCGAGATCGTGCCGCGCGATGCCGACAGTGAGGGAGAGATCGCGATCGAGGCGCATGACCTGACCCGCCGGTTCGGTGACTTCACCGCGGTGGACAAGGTCAGCCTGCGCGTCGGCAAGGGTGAGATCTTCGGCTTCCTCGGCTCGAACGGCTGCGGCAAGACTACCACGATGAAGATGCTCACCGGTTTGCTGCCGCCGACCGAGGGGCAGGCCTGGTTGTTCGGTCACGAGGTGGATTCCAACGACATCGAGACGCGCCGGCGCGTCGGCTACATGTCGCAGGCGTTCTCGCTCTACACCGAGCTGACCGTTCGCCAGAACCTCGAGCTTCACGCCAAGTTGTTCAAGGTTCCCGCCGCCGAGCTGGCCGGGCGCGTCGCCGAGATGGTGACGCGGTTCGATCTTGAGGACGTGGTGGACGTCCTGCCGGACGCCTTGCCGCTCGGCCATCGCCAGCGCCTGTCCCTAGCGGTGGCCATGATCCACAAGCCCGACATGCTGATCCTCGACGAGCCCACATCGGGCGTCGATCCGGTCGCCCGGGACGATTTCTGGAGAATGCTGATCGAGCTGTCGCGCGGGGACCAGGTGACGATCTTCATCTCCACCCATTTCATGAACGAGGCCGAGCGGTGCGACCGCGTCTCGCTGATGCACGCCGGCAAGGTGCTCGTCACCGATGCGCCCGGCAGTCTCGTGACGAAACACGGCGCGGACACGCTCGAAGAGGTGTTCATCGAATATCTGGAGGCAGCGGCGGGCGCCGGCGCCACCCAGCCGGCCGGGTCGCCCGGCACCGCACAGGTGGCCGACGACGAAACCGACCACGACGATGGCAAGGTGTCGGAATCGTGGTGGAGCCGCCATTTCGATCCGCGACGAATGCTGAGCTATGCCCGGATCGAGTCGCTGGAACTGCGTCGCGATCCGATCCGTCTCACCCTCGCCCTTATCGGCAGCGTCATCCTGATGTTCGTCATGGGCTATGGCATCAGCATGGACGTAGAGGACCTGACCTTCGCGGTCCTTGATCGCGATCAGACGGCGGCCAGCCGGGACTATGCCTTCGATCTTTCGGGCTCCCGCTACTTCATCGAGCGCGAGCCGATCACCGACTATCAGGAGCTTGACCGGCGCATGCGCTCGGGCGAGTTGAGCCTGGCGATCGAGATCCCGCCCGGGTTTGCCCGCGATATCGAGAAGGGGGGCGTGGCGCGCATCGGGGCGTGGATCGACGGGGCGATGCCCCAGCGCGCCGAGACCGTTCGCGGCTATGTCGAAGGAGTCCACGCGAACTGGCTCGCCGCGAAGGCGCGCGCGCGCGGCCAGGGCGCACTGCTGGCGGCCCCGGTCGATATCGCCATCCGCTATCGCTACAACCCCGACGTCAGGAGCCTCGTTGCGATGGTGCCTGCCGTCATTCCGATCCTTCTCATGGTGCTGCCGGCGATGCTGGCGGCGCTCAGCGTGGTGCGCGAGAAGGAGTTGGGGTCCATCGTCAATTTCTATGTGACGCCGACGACGCGCCTGGAATTCCTGCTGGGAAAACAGCTTCCCTATATCGGGCTTTCGATCCTCAGCTTCCTCTTGTTGACAGTGCAGGCCGTGGCGATATTCCGCGTGCCGCTGACGGGGAGCTTTCCGACGCTGGCCGCCGCCGCGGTGCTCTACGTTGCCGCCGCGACGGGGTTGGGCCTGCTGATCTCGACCTTCATGCGCAGCCAGATCGCGGCGATCTTCGGCACCGCCATCCTGACGATCCTGCCGGCGGTGCAGTTCTCCGGGCTGCTCGATCCCGTTTCCTCGCTCGAAGGCTTCGGTCGTCTTGTCGGGGAGATCTATCCGACGACGTATTTCCTGATCATCGCACGCGGCACCTTTTCCAAGGCGCTGGATTTTGCCGATCTTCAGATGGCCTTCGTGCCGTTGCTGCTGTCCGTGCCGGTGGTTGTCGGTCTGGCGGGCGTTTTCCTGCGGAAACAGGGGGCCTGA
- a CDS encoding HlyD family secretion protein produces MPKAARSILRLVLIAVAAGGLYAAWLYAQPPGVPKGFAKSNGRIEAVEIYIAAKTAGRVQDVYVSEGQFVKTGDKLAKIDTRALEAQLREAQAQLESAKIGVTIAESRVRQQEAQKASMQALIEQRQAELTIAEKSLARAEELATTGTATQQRLDEDRANVQGAKAAVSAAVANLAASDAALGFARSQVIAAKSDIEAVRATIDRIQVEIDDSLLAAPRDGRVQYIVARPGEVVGPGNTVLNMVDLDEVYMTFFLPTAEAGVLAVDAEARLILDAASQYVIPAKVFFVADVAQFTPKTVETTDERQKLMFRVKARIPSELLREYVRNVKTGLPGIAYVRLDPTADWPEDLKVRLPEDTAAG; encoded by the coding sequence ATGCCCAAGGCTGCACGCTCCATCCTTCGCCTCGTCCTTATCGCCGTCGCCGCCGGCGGTCTCTACGCGGCATGGCTTTACGCTCAGCCGCCCGGCGTTCCCAAGGGCTTTGCCAAGAGCAACGGCCGCATCGAGGCCGTCGAGATCTACATCGCCGCCAAGACGGCGGGGCGGGTGCAGGACGTCTACGTGAGCGAAGGCCAGTTCGTCAAAACCGGTGACAAGCTGGCCAAGATCGACACCCGGGCGTTGGAGGCGCAGCTCCGCGAAGCGCAGGCCCAGCTCGAGAGCGCCAAAATCGGCGTGACGATCGCCGAGTCCAGGGTCAGGCAGCAGGAAGCGCAGAAGGCATCCATGCAGGCGCTGATCGAGCAGCGCCAGGCCGAACTCACGATCGCGGAGAAAAGCCTAGCCCGCGCCGAGGAGCTGGCGACCACGGGGACGGCGACCCAGCAGCGCCTCGACGAGGACCGCGCCAATGTGCAGGGCGCGAAGGCGGCCGTCAGCGCCGCCGTTGCCAACCTCGCCGCGTCGGATGCCGCGCTCGGCTTCGCCCGCTCGCAGGTGATCGCCGCGAAATCCGATATCGAAGCGGTGCGGGCGACGATCGACCGCATCCAGGTCGAGATCGACGATAGCCTGCTGGCCGCGCCCCGCGACGGGCGCGTGCAGTACATCGTCGCCCGCCCCGGCGAAGTCGTCGGCCCGGGTAACACCGTCCTCAACATGGTGGACCTGGACGAGGTCTACATGACCTTCTTCCTGCCGACCGCGGAGGCCGGGGTGTTGGCCGTGGACGCGGAGGCGCGTCTGATCCTCGATGCCGCCTCCCAATATGTCATTCCCGCCAAAGTCTTCTTCGTCGCCGATGTGGCGCAATTCACACCGAAGACGGTCGAGACGACGGATGAGCGTCAGAAGCTGATGTTTCGCGTCAAGGCGCGCATCCCCTCCGAGTTGCTGCGCGAGTACGTCCGCAACGTGAAAACCGGCCTTCCCGGCATAGCCTATGTGCGCCTCGACCCGACGGCGGATTGGCCCGAAGACCTGAAGGTCCGTCTGCCCGAGGACACGGCTGCCGGATGA